The Chthoniobacterales bacterium genome includes a window with the following:
- the carA gene encoding glutamine-hydrolyzing carbamoyl-phosphate synthase small subunit: MKRAILALEDGRVFEGENFGGTGTAVGEICFNTSMTGYQEVLTDPSYRGQIVAMTYPLIGNYGITSEDDESSEPHVRGFVIEELAELASNHRSQESLGDYLARWKICGIQGIDTRALTKRLRVAGAMKACITTELATGAEAIAAAQKGNGVVGMDFVKEVTAAEPFAWDPDDTQSPEWDGDKYLALPPVKHHIVAYDLGMKRNILRRLRQKGFAVQVVPATTKAADVLALNPDGIFLSNGPGDPAALDYVFQEVRELMGKKPIFGICLGHQMLGHAFGGKTFKLKFGHRGGNQPVQDLKTGKVAITAQNHGFAVDADSLPPEVEVTHINLNDGTVEGLRHKELPIFSVQYHPEAAPGPHDATYFFDEFSKLIDTQKSK; this comes from the coding sequence ATGAAACGAGCGATTTTGGCATTGGAAGATGGACGGGTTTTCGAAGGCGAAAACTTCGGCGGCACCGGGACGGCGGTTGGGGAGATTTGTTTTAATACCTCCATGACGGGCTACCAGGAGGTGCTGACCGACCCGTCGTATCGCGGCCAGATCGTGGCCATGACGTATCCGCTGATTGGAAATTATGGCATCACGTCCGAGGACGACGAGAGCAGCGAGCCGCATGTGCGCGGGTTTGTGATCGAGGAACTGGCCGAGCTGGCGAGCAATCATCGTTCGCAGGAATCGCTCGGGGATTATCTCGCCCGGTGGAAAATCTGCGGCATTCAAGGCATCGACACGCGGGCGCTGACCAAGCGGTTGCGGGTGGCCGGGGCGATGAAGGCCTGCATAACGACCGAACTCGCCACGGGAGCCGAGGCGATCGCCGCGGCGCAGAAAGGGAATGGCGTGGTCGGCATGGATTTCGTGAAGGAAGTGACGGCGGCGGAGCCGTTTGCCTGGGACCCGGATGACACTCAAAGTCCCGAGTGGGACGGCGATAAATATCTCGCGCTGCCGCCAGTGAAGCATCACATCGTGGCCTACGATCTCGGGATGAAGCGGAATATTTTGCGCCGGTTGCGCCAGAAAGGATTCGCCGTGCAGGTGGTGCCCGCGACGACGAAGGCGGCGGACGTGCTGGCCTTGAATCCGGATGGCATTTTTCTCTCGAACGGCCCCGGCGATCCGGCGGCGCTGGATTATGTTTTCCAAGAAGTGCGCGAGTTGATGGGCAAAAAGCCAATCTTCGGCATTTGTCTGGGGCATCAGATGCTCGGCCACGCGTTTGGCGGGAAGACGTTTAAGCTGAAGTTTGGCCATCGCGGCGGCAATCAGCCGGTGCAGGATTTGAAAACCGGCAAAGTCGCCATCACGGCGCAAAATCACGGCTTCGCAGTGGACGCCGATTCGCTGCCGCCCGAGGTGGAGGTGACGCATATCAACCTGAACGACGGCACGGTCGAGGGCTTGCGCCACAAGGAATTGCCGATCTTCAGCGTGCAATATCACCCCGAGGCTGCGCCCGGTCCGCACGATGCCACGTATTTTTTCGACGAATTCTCCAAACTCATTGATACGCAAAAATCGAAATGA
- a CDS encoding DUF3606 domain-containing protein, with translation MSDDLNKRRPQDASKISLTESWEVRYWTGHFGCTEAKLREAVHAVGNGAHHVAAYLAGK, from the coding sequence ATGAGTGATGACTTAAATAAACGTCGGCCTCAAGATGCTAGTAAGATAAGTCTTACGGAATCTTGGGAAGTTCGCTATTGGACCGGCCATTTTGGCTGCACCGAAGCGAAACTGAGGGAAGCAGTTCATGCGGTAGGCAATGGAGCGCACCACGTGGCAGCTTATTTGGCTGGTAAATAG